From Ignisphaera aggregans DSM 17230, the proteins below share one genomic window:
- a CDS encoding hypothetical protein (PFAM: Protein of unknown function (DUF3223)), with product MAVKIGRRVFISKAQALEYFSRKLRAMKNRGMFWDDELYELFKHHPRFAEKTQNLEVKGFVVKDNPLRRSSFTVYAVLEDGSVVDFSYRKCIENAFNPAARLRIHRLNVIQAFRRAVEDQIIEFKESRRFDRYVILDNGVLARDDEVHVHHEPQFEDLLEEFLRTKRLTLESNTDKRSRRWDKL from the coding sequence ATGGCTGTGAAGATAGGTAGAAGAGTTTTTATCAGCAAGGCTCAGGCACTAGAGTACTTTTCGAGGAAGCTGCGGGCGATGAAGAACAGGGGGATGTTCTGGGACGATGAGCTCTACGAGCTGTTCAAGCACCACCCTAGGTTCGCCGAAAAGACGCAGAATCTCGAAGTCAAAGGGTTTGTAGTGAAGGATAACCCTTTGAGGCGATCCTCATTCACAGTATATGCTGTTCTAGAGGACGGCAGTGTAGTAGATTTCAGCTATAGAAAGTGTATCGAAAATGCCTTTAATCCAGCCGCAAGGCTACGAATCCATAGGTTGAACGTTATCCAGGCTTTCCGCAGAGCCGTCGAGGATCAGATTATCGAGTTCAAGGAGTCCAGAAGGTTCGACAGATATGTCATACTCGACAATGGTGTTCTGGCCAGAGACGACGAGGTTCACGTGCACCACGAACCTCAATTCGAGGATCTTCTAGAGGAGTTCCTGAGAACAAAGAGGTTGACACTAGAATCAAATACAGATAAAAGAAGCCGAAGATGGGATAAGCTATGA
- a CDS encoding Endonuclease IV (COGs: COG0648 Endonuclease IV~InterPro IPR012307:IPR001719~KEGG: dka:DKAM_0986 endonuclease IV~PFAM: Xylose isomerase domain protein TIM barrel~SMART: AP endonuclease family 2~SPTR: B8D5D1 Endonuclease IV~PFAM: Xylose isomerase-like TIM barrel) — protein MPKLRFGPAGKPLNLKSDIVYAPRYLRSLGLSSMEYAAVRGVKIDEYRARMLGEEARRNGVVLSLHAPYAINLASKNEATVKASIERLKTAIEVSAIMEAYVVVFHPGWYGNASKRESLEMVVKNLEPVVEYAKSLSENLWLGVETTGRVSQIGDLDEVIEICSRLERVRPVIDFAHIYARSMGRFIVSKDDVLRVIDALEKSLGRESISPLHVHYSKIEYGRGGEIRHRTLNEDGYGPEFRYVCEALCEAGIDAIIISESPLLELDALKMKEICVNICGSKCISD, from the coding sequence ATGCCGAAGCTGAGGTTCGGCCCTGCGGGGAAGCCGCTGAACTTGAAGTCCGATATAGTGTATGCCCCGAGGTATCTTAGGAGTCTTGGTTTAAGCAGTATGGAATACGCCGCTGTGCGCGGCGTTAAGATTGATGAGTATAGAGCCCGAATGCTTGGGGAAGAAGCACGTAGAAACGGCGTTGTGCTTAGCCTCCACGCCCCTTACGCGATTAATCTGGCCAGCAAGAATGAGGCGACTGTTAAGGCAAGTATTGAGAGGCTGAAGACAGCTATCGAGGTCTCTGCTATTATGGAGGCCTACGTTGTGGTCTTTCACCCTGGATGGTATGGAAATGCGTCTAAAAGAGAATCACTAGAAATGGTCGTGAAGAACCTCGAACCTGTTGTTGAATATGCTAAGAGTCTTTCTGAGAATTTGTGGTTGGGCGTCGAGACGACGGGAAGGGTAAGCCAAATCGGCGACCTGGATGAGGTCATCGAGATTTGCAGTAGATTGGAGCGCGTTAGGCCGGTCATAGATTTCGCCCACATTTATGCTAGGAGCATGGGTAGATTCATAGTGAGTAAGGATGATGTGCTGAGAGTTATCGATGCTTTGGAGAAAAGCCTTGGGAGAGAAAGCATTAGTCCTCTTCATGTACATTACAGTAAGATAGAATATGGTCGGGGCGGAGAGATTAGGCATCGGACACTAAACGAGGATGGTTATGGACCTGAGTTCAGGTATGTATGTGAGGCGTTGTGCGAAGCTGGAATCGATGCTATTATCATTAGCGAGAGCCCCCTATTGGAACTAGATGCGCTGAAGATGAAAGAGATCTGTGTCAATATTTGCGGCTCGAAGTGTATTTCTGATTGA
- a CDS encoding hypothetical protein (KEGG: pab:pGT5_02 hypothetical protein), whose protein sequence is MIQNKSMNYVGEEIDVYKDLIRKLKKLADKYSIQYALLWYIYLRKDVKFGELYKLYNYLSNNSVVREATVRKQLQQLERKGLVRRYEDKYVALVDPKDVEDLFDRDRSKVGRIGAAIRHLRIEQKNLKVSPGLVYYTKQVIEAAKELVRKGRRSVALDLLTHTLLPLRENEILWLWHGDLFVYYTSKTGAARFRAIKSEEISKLLRKLGFSEGIMIFHVLGHNEASRIIHKLFQRGPYSWPWARSVSYGLKQIGLLQEIDDLYKIQLKRMDNRIELTLWNLYTKELIASYSIDWSGKELPEPLKDRSYVVATVLGRQHVKQEIEVDSYFSKWSM, encoded by the coding sequence ATGATTCAGAACAAGAGTATGAATTATGTTGGAGAAGAGATAGATGTATACAAGGATCTGATCAGAAAACTGAAGAAGCTTGCTGACAAGTATAGTATTCAGTATGCTTTGTTGTGGTATATCTATCTACGTAAAGATGTAAAGTTTGGAGAACTGTATAAGCTATATAACTATCTGTCGAACAACTCTGTTGTTCGTGAAGCTACAGTACGTAAGCAGCTACAGCAACTTGAGAGGAAAGGTTTGGTTAGAAGATATGAAGACAAATATGTAGCTCTTGTTGATCCCAAAGACGTTGAAGATCTCTTCGATAGGGATAGAAGTAAGGTTGGTAGAATAGGAGCTGCTATACGCCACTTGAGAATTGAGCAGAAGAACTTGAAGGTTAGTCCGGGGCTGGTATATTACACCAAGCAAGTGATAGAAGCAGCGAAAGAACTGGTACGCAAAGGTAGGAGATCTGTGGCTTTGGACTTGCTTACTCATACTCTACTACCACTACGTGAAAACGAAATACTTTGGCTGTGGCACGGCGACTTATTTGTTTACTACACGAGCAAGACAGGTGCTGCAAGATTTAGAGCAATTAAAAGCGAGGAAATATCGAAGCTCTTACGAAAGCTGGGCTTCTCGGAGGGGATTATGATCTTTCACGTGTTGGGGCATAATGAAGCTTCTAGAATTATACACAAATTGTTCCAAAGGGGGCCCTACAGCTGGCCGTGGGCTAGAAGCGTTAGCTACGGCCTCAAGCAGATAGGTTTGCTACAGGAAATCGATGATTTGTACAAGATTCAGCTGAAGAGAATGGATAATAGGATAGAGCTGACATTGTGGAATCTTTATACGAAGGAGCTTATTGCGAGCTACAGCATCGATTGGAGTGGTAAGGAGTTGCCAGAGCCGTTGAAGGATAGAAGTTATGTTGTAGCAACTGTTCTCGGCAGGCAGCATGTTAAACAAGAGATAGAGGTTGATAGCTACTTCTCAAAGTGGAGTATGTGA
- a CDS encoding conserved hypothetical protein (KEGG: sid:M164_1607 hypothetical protein~SPTR: Q8V9Q6 Putative uncharacterized protein) has translation MWKMIFRHPKAVEQLLKNRVVATMRNYKYEVGRRVLIKTHRGVFYGRIIDVVPNTPENILKFYKISGFGTPEEWLMEAIKLHGRLPKYIVIVQML, from the coding sequence ATGTGGAAAATGATATTCAGGCATCCTAAGGCGGTTGAACAGTTGCTTAAGAACAGAGTCGTTGCAACGATGAGAAACTACAAGTATGAAGTGGGCCGAAGGGTACTCATTAAAACTCATAGAGGTGTGTTCTATGGGAGGATTATAGATGTTGTTCCAAACACTCCGGAGAATATACTCAAATTCTATAAAATAAGTGGATTCGGAACTCCAGAAGAATGGTTGATGGAGGCGATAAAGCTCCACGGACGCCTTCCAAAATATATTGTTATTGTTCAGATGCTGTAA